One window from the genome of Haloprofundus halobius encodes:
- a CDS encoding helix-turn-helix domain-containing protein: protein MADLSYSMPKVRMKVEASGSLAELSKAHPDATFRILTSLSTDAGHMTLVEIEELDPERAANFLEGDSDVLTHEVLHTDDRKAVIQFLQESEPAAGRAGQESNNPPPYPLVLRDGWILAESITTHDRLTAFREQLEAVGVKYELLSVTQSQDPTELLTERQREFVTEALERGYYDTPRRCSLTDVADALGVNKATASGILHRAEGAIMKEFMEGPSME from the coding sequence GGGAGTCTCGCCGAATTGTCGAAAGCACACCCGGATGCCACGTTCCGTATCCTGACGTCCCTCTCGACGGATGCAGGGCACATGACGCTCGTGGAGATTGAAGAACTCGACCCGGAGAGAGCCGCCAACTTCTTGGAGGGAGATTCGGACGTACTCACGCACGAGGTACTTCACACCGACGACCGGAAGGCAGTAATCCAGTTCCTTCAGGAATCGGAGCCAGCAGCAGGACGGGCCGGACAGGAATCTAACAACCCGCCCCCATATCCGCTCGTGCTTCGGGACGGATGGATTCTCGCTGAGTCCATCACCACTCATGACCGTCTCACGGCGTTCAGAGAACAACTTGAGGCGGTGGGCGTGAAGTATGAACTTCTCTCCGTGACCCAGTCGCAGGACCCGACAGAGTTGCTCACCGAGCGCCAGCGAGAGTTCGTGACCGAAGCTCTCGAACGCGGCTACTACGACACCCCACGTCGTTGTTCGCTCACCGATGTCGCGGATGCGCTAGGCGTCAACAAGGCGACGGCGAGCGGCATTCTTCACAGGGCCGAAGGTGCGATAATGAAGGAATTCATGGAAGGGCCATCGATGGAGTAG